From one Lolium rigidum isolate FL_2022 chromosome 4, APGP_CSIRO_Lrig_0.1, whole genome shotgun sequence genomic stretch:
- the LOC124647522 gene encoding kiwellin-1-like — protein MATTYALLLLLTTTLPLVALATTFPHRALLQTCQSSGSISGESGSCSTENDSECCEDGRRYRTFACSPRVTGTTRASLTLNSFADGGDGGGASSCDEKFHPDSQMVVALSTGWFSRGRRCGKRILIRAANGRTATATVVDECDSMHGCDDEHNFEPPCANNIVDGSPAVWKALGLDTDDGVVPVTWSDA, from the coding sequence ATGGCCACCACCtacgcgctcctcctcctgctcacgACCACCCTCCCCCTCGTAGCTCTCGCCACCACCTTCCCTCACCGCGCCCTCCTCCAGACCTGCCAGTCGAGCGGGAGCATCTCGGGCGAGTCCGGCAGCTGCAGCACGGAGAACGACTCCGAGTGCTGCGAGGACGGGCGGCGCTACAGGACCTTCGCCTGCTCCCCGCGCGTCACCGGGACCACCCGCGCAAGCCTCACGCTCAACAGCTTCGCCGACGGCGGGGACGGCGGCGGGGCGTCCAGCTGCGACGAGAAGTTCCACCCGGACTCCCAGATGGTCGTTGCGCTCTCCACCGGCTGGTTCTCCCGCGGACGCCGCTGCGGGAAGCGCATCCTCATCCGGGCCGCCAACGGGAGGACCGCGACGGCCACCGTGGTGGACGAGTGCGACTCCATGCACGGGTGCGACGACGAGCACAACTTCGAGCCCCCCTGCGCCAACAACATCGTCGACGGGTCCCCGGCCGTGTGGAAGGCGCTCGGCCTCGACACGGACGACGGGGTGGTGCCCGTTACCTGGTCCGACGCGTGA
- the LOC124705677 gene encoding CDT1-like protein a, chloroplastic isoform X2 has protein sequence MTDGKSAQVDLEEGINQMANDNNSSSPATMEKMKADMEDAGSKIESPTLEKPESEREEIVVSSLATNLLAESYKDILAEKLLGNEDETDDEDDNDNILLPGSSQSSVPNGLLEKHKNLLNLFNRMESSIRLLRLRKKMATFKDIATQVEVLTKRKFLYTHLAQMKHLFPEAIQITRILLHDEKNICMYADMEITLRMDTVECSNSHESPAMAICEAFRSKLLCFLESHHEDIDIPEATLPEPFNSREVLYLDTLHNGHSAQRVLVDSKGELYLDKLHNGHSVEGVLESSSENGFSNSSHFPQSFQKIMSQKSIAKVTKKTQLLSDPVEVIFLGADDTGAPDASSTKHVSVPAKTNICDTPNRHLISFSEKDTPKQAISHSPLMAETPQMQTPKRPLPTPLGKIETSSRHGSEARSASSARRSLVMFSPSKFDESPSADTSKLDKDGAFVAEDEVIAGKCLFPEETCTFTSTLVEKDTDKTNQVPSTNSQEKLDSLRATFDIVCGISGSSKNSLITKQELVHNILANNLDIEETGEIEEQLHILEDLSPEWLSKKFRGGEVLYSIKQIPDQKLVRERLVEVI, from the exons ATGACCGACGGGAAAAGTGCTCAGGTTGACCTTGAGGAAGGAATTAATCAAATGGCTAATGACAACAACTCAAGTAGCCCTGCAACTATGGAGAAGATGAAAGCTGATATGGAAGATGCTGGGAGCAAAATTGAATCACCAACTCTAGAAAAGCCAGAGTCTGAAAGGGAGGAGATTGTTGTCAGCTCATTGGCAACTAACTTACTTGCAGAGAGTTACAAGGACATATTAGCTGAGAAGCTGTTGGGAAATGAGGATGAAACAGACGATGAAGATGATAATGACAATATTTTGTTGCCTGGTAGCAGCCAATCTTCAGTTCCAAACGGGCTTCTTGAGAA ACACAAGAATTTGCTAAATCTTTTCAACCGGATGGAGAGTTCTATAAGGTTGCTGCGtctgaggaagaagatggctACATTTAAGGACATTGCAACCCAAGTGGAAGTACTTACAAAGAG GAAGTTCTTGTACACTCATTTGGCCCAGATGAAACATTTATTCCCAGAAGCAATCCAGATAACTAGGATACTCCTGCATGATGAGAAAAACATATGCATGTATGCTGACATGGAAATCACACTTCGAATGGACACTGTGGAGTGCAGCAATTCTCATGAGTCTCCAGCCATGGCAATTTGCGAGGCTTTTCGCTCAAAGCTTTTGTGCTTTTTGGAATCTCATCATGAG GATATTGACATTCCTGAGGCCACACTACCAGAACCCTTTAATTCAAGGGAGGTGTTGTATCTTGATACACTGCATAATGGGCATTCTGCTCAGCGAGTTCTTGTTGATTCAAAGGGGGAGCTGTATCTTGATAAACTGCATAATGGGCATTCTGTTGAGGGAGTTCTTGAAAGTTCCTCTGAAAATGGATTTTCAAATTCTTCTCACTTCCCTCAATCCTTTCAGAAAATCATGTCCCAGAAAAGTATTGCTAAAGTTACTAAAAAGACTCAACTGCTTTCTGATCCAGTAGAAGTGATCTTCCTGGGTGCTGATGATACAGGAGCTCCAGATGCAAGCTCTACCAAGCATGTCTCTGTTCCAGCCAAGACCAATATTTGTGATACTCCAAACCGCCATTTGATCTCTTTCTCTGAAAAAGATACACCAAAGCAAGCCATCTCGCATTCACCATTGATGGCCGAAACACCACAAATGCAGACACCAAAAAGGCCATTGCCCACTCCACTTGGGAAAATAGAAACCTCAAGTAGACATGGATCTGAAGCACGATCTGCCAGTTCAGCACGCAGATCACTAGTAATGTTCTCACCATCAAAATTTGATGAAAGCCCTTCTGCTGACACATCAAAGCTTGACAAGGATGGGGCGTTTGTCGCAGAAGATGAGGTTATAGCTGGAAAATGCCTTTTCCCAGAAGAAACATGTACTTTTACCAGCACACTGGTG GAAAAGGATACTGACAAAACCAATCAAGTACCCTCGACGAATTCCCAGGAAAAGCTAGATTCATTACGTGCCACTTTCGACATTGTCTGTGGCATCTCTGGATCTTCGAAGAATTCCTTAATCACTAAACAAGAACTCGTTCACAATATTCTGGCTAATAACCTGGATATAGAAGAGACAG GAGAGATAGAAGAACAGTTGCATATCTTGGAGGATCTTTCTCCCGAGTGGTTATCTAAGAAGTTCCGTGGTGGAGAAGTTCTTTACAG CATTAAACAAATACCAGACCAGAAGTTAGTTCGGGAAAGACTCGTGGAAGTCATTTGA
- the LOC124705677 gene encoding CDT1-like protein a, chloroplastic isoform X1, which translates to MLMCLELNMTDGKSAQVDLEEGINQMANDNNSSSPATMEKMKADMEDAGSKIESPTLEKPESEREEIVVSSLATNLLAESYKDILAEKLLGNEDETDDEDDNDNILLPGSSQSSVPNGLLEKHKNLLNLFNRMESSIRLLRLRKKMATFKDIATQVEVLTKRKFLYTHLAQMKHLFPEAIQITRILLHDEKNICMYADMEITLRMDTVECSNSHESPAMAICEAFRSKLLCFLESHHEDIDIPEATLPEPFNSREVLYLDTLHNGHSAQRVLVDSKGELYLDKLHNGHSVEGVLESSSENGFSNSSHFPQSFQKIMSQKSIAKVTKKTQLLSDPVEVIFLGADDTGAPDASSTKHVSVPAKTNICDTPNRHLISFSEKDTPKQAISHSPLMAETPQMQTPKRPLPTPLGKIETSSRHGSEARSASSARRSLVMFSPSKFDESPSADTSKLDKDGAFVAEDEVIAGKCLFPEETCTFTSTLVEKDTDKTNQVPSTNSQEKLDSLRATFDIVCGISGSSKNSLITKQELVHNILANNLDIEETGEIEEQLHILEDLSPEWLSKKFRGGEVLYSIKQIPDQKLVRERLVEVI; encoded by the exons ATGTTGATG TGCTTGGAGTTGAATATGACCGACGGGAAAAGTGCTCAGGTTGACCTTGAGGAAGGAATTAATCAAATGGCTAATGACAACAACTCAAGTAGCCCTGCAACTATGGAGAAGATGAAAGCTGATATGGAAGATGCTGGGAGCAAAATTGAATCACCAACTCTAGAAAAGCCAGAGTCTGAAAGGGAGGAGATTGTTGTCAGCTCATTGGCAACTAACTTACTTGCAGAGAGTTACAAGGACATATTAGCTGAGAAGCTGTTGGGAAATGAGGATGAAACAGACGATGAAGATGATAATGACAATATTTTGTTGCCTGGTAGCAGCCAATCTTCAGTTCCAAACGGGCTTCTTGAGAA ACACAAGAATTTGCTAAATCTTTTCAACCGGATGGAGAGTTCTATAAGGTTGCTGCGtctgaggaagaagatggctACATTTAAGGACATTGCAACCCAAGTGGAAGTACTTACAAAGAG GAAGTTCTTGTACACTCATTTGGCCCAGATGAAACATTTATTCCCAGAAGCAATCCAGATAACTAGGATACTCCTGCATGATGAGAAAAACATATGCATGTATGCTGACATGGAAATCACACTTCGAATGGACACTGTGGAGTGCAGCAATTCTCATGAGTCTCCAGCCATGGCAATTTGCGAGGCTTTTCGCTCAAAGCTTTTGTGCTTTTTGGAATCTCATCATGAG GATATTGACATTCCTGAGGCCACACTACCAGAACCCTTTAATTCAAGGGAGGTGTTGTATCTTGATACACTGCATAATGGGCATTCTGCTCAGCGAGTTCTTGTTGATTCAAAGGGGGAGCTGTATCTTGATAAACTGCATAATGGGCATTCTGTTGAGGGAGTTCTTGAAAGTTCCTCTGAAAATGGATTTTCAAATTCTTCTCACTTCCCTCAATCCTTTCAGAAAATCATGTCCCAGAAAAGTATTGCTAAAGTTACTAAAAAGACTCAACTGCTTTCTGATCCAGTAGAAGTGATCTTCCTGGGTGCTGATGATACAGGAGCTCCAGATGCAAGCTCTACCAAGCATGTCTCTGTTCCAGCCAAGACCAATATTTGTGATACTCCAAACCGCCATTTGATCTCTTTCTCTGAAAAAGATACACCAAAGCAAGCCATCTCGCATTCACCATTGATGGCCGAAACACCACAAATGCAGACACCAAAAAGGCCATTGCCCACTCCACTTGGGAAAATAGAAACCTCAAGTAGACATGGATCTGAAGCACGATCTGCCAGTTCAGCACGCAGATCACTAGTAATGTTCTCACCATCAAAATTTGATGAAAGCCCTTCTGCTGACACATCAAAGCTTGACAAGGATGGGGCGTTTGTCGCAGAAGATGAGGTTATAGCTGGAAAATGCCTTTTCCCAGAAGAAACATGTACTTTTACCAGCACACTGGTG GAAAAGGATACTGACAAAACCAATCAAGTACCCTCGACGAATTCCCAGGAAAAGCTAGATTCATTACGTGCCACTTTCGACATTGTCTGTGGCATCTCTGGATCTTCGAAGAATTCCTTAATCACTAAACAAGAACTCGTTCACAATATTCTGGCTAATAACCTGGATATAGAAGAGACAG GAGAGATAGAAGAACAGTTGCATATCTTGGAGGATCTTTCTCCCGAGTGGTTATCTAAGAAGTTCCGTGGTGGAGAAGTTCTTTACAG CATTAAACAAATACCAGACCAGAAGTTAGTTCGGGAAAGACTCGTGGAAGTCATTTGA
- the LOC124647525 gene encoding UPF0415 protein C7orf25 homolog, giving the protein MAEPPATACPAELELARARCRALHDRLAASPAPPRHPALRSLLRLVAAELRFLTNPPDPAAARPLSSNLPHLGALHRLLTHPAVRAPSRLAPLPGVDFACAFRSRAAWVLLSGRNPSGLRWAPRHRGIRPRVAAVLDSARSAPPATRPEKLLLAFARGVGADVVRGLADEFGALEIDLLAEFVDDTEEDGWVSVSFHPDEEMRSFRAFEIDIVDGGGAEVLPQPPPQVVNLNVRSDDTLEGCFGDFLGKMRMDSMELVNLDTTALVAIVSGISNGGVGKLMSAPEAETRGRFKCNYKFVMDQAQSELQYPIFVELGKAVDGKKCIICETVSSEFTEIASMCGGPEEKARASQLLKKLIIVSDSPSPRMMDLPTTRKLAMKNKVVFGTGDHWRAPTLTANMGFVRAVSQSGMPLLTIEHKPRALIGL; this is encoded by the exons ATGGCCGAGCCTCCGGCCACCGCCTGCCCCGCCGAGCTGGAGCTCGCGCGGGCGCGGTGCCGCGCGCTGCACGACCGCCTCGCCGCGTCGCCCGCCCCGCCGCGCCACCCGGCGCTGCGctccctcctccgcctcgtcgccgCCGAGCTACGCTTCCTCACCAACCCCCCGGACCCCGCGGCCGCGAGGCCGCTCTCCTCCAACCTGCCCCACCTCGGGGCGCTCCACCGCCTGCTCACCCACCCCGCCGTGCGCGCGCCGTCCCGCCTCGCCCCGCTCCCGGGCGTGGACTTCGCGTGCGCCTTCCGCTCCCGCGCCGCCTGGGTGCTCCTCTCCGGCCGCAACCCGTCGGGTCTCCGGTGGGCCCCGCGCCACCGGGGCATCCGCCCCCGCGTCGCGGCTGTCCTGGATTCCGCGCGCTCCGCTCCGCCGGCCACCCGCCCCGAGAAGCTGCTGCTCGCCTTCGCACGCGGCGTCGGCGCGGACGTCGTGCGCGGGCTCGCGGATGAGTTCGGGGCCCTGGAGATCGACTTGCTAGCGGAATTCGTGGACGACACCGAGGAGGATGGCTGGGTCAGCGTCAGCTTCCACCCCGATGAGGAGATGAGAAGCTTTAGGGCGTTCGAGATTGACATCgtggatggtggtggtgctgaagTACTGCCACAGCCACCGCCCCAGGTGGTGAACCTGAATGTGCGTAGTGACGACACGTTGGAGGGTTGTTTTGGTGACTTCTTGGGGAAGATGAGGATGGACTCGATGGAGCTCGTGAATTTGGACACCACTGCTCTTGTTGCCATCGTATCAGGTATCAGCAATGGCGGGGTGGGGAAGCTGATGAGTGCGCCGGAAGCCGAGACCAGGGGGAGGTTCAAATGCAACTACAAGTTCGTCATGGATCAG GCGCAATCTGAACTCCAGTATCCAATATTTGTTGAGTTAGGGAAAGCAGTGGATGGAAAAAAATGTATCATATGTGAAACAGTTAGCTCAGAGTTCACAGAAATTGCTTCAATGTGCGGTGGACCTGAGGAGAAAGCCAGAGCAAGTCAATTACTGAAAAAACTTAT AATAGTCTCGGACAGTCCTTCACCACGCATGATGGATCTTCCAACAACAAGGAAGCTTGCGATGAAAAACAAAGTTGTCTTTGGTACAGGTGACCACTGGCGCGCACCCACTCTGACTGCTAACATGGGGTTTGTAAGAGCTGTTTCACAGTCTGGTATGCCATTGTTGACCATTGAGCACAAACCCCGGGCGCTGATTGGCTTGTGA